In Geobacillus kaustophilus, a genomic segment contains:
- the icd gene encoding NADP-dependent isocitrate dehydrogenase has translation MTQGEKITVQNGVLNVPNNPIIPFIEGDGTGPDIWAAASRVLEAAVEKAYKGEKKIVWKEVLAGEKAYKLTGNWLPDETLETIREYIIAIKGPLTTPVGGGIRSLNVALRQELDLFVCLRPVRYFPGVPSPVKRPEDTDMVIFRENTEDIYAGIEYAKGTPEVKKVIDFLQNEMGVRKIRFPETSGIGIKPISEQGTKRLVRAAINYAIEHGRKSVTLVHKGNIMKFTEGAFKNWGYELAEEEFADKVFTWAQYDRIVETEGKEAANKALADAEASGKIIIKDVIADIFLQQILTRPREFDVIATMNLNGDYISDALAAQVGGIGIAPGANINYETGHAIFEATHGTAPKYAGLDKVNPSSVILSGVMMFEHLGWNEAAKLIIKAMEKTIAAKIVTYDFARLMEGATEVKCSEFADALIRNMD, from the coding sequence GTGACGCAAGGAGAAAAAATTACAGTCCAAAATGGTGTGCTCAACGTTCCGAACAACCCGATCATTCCGTTCATCGAGGGGGATGGAACCGGACCAGACATTTGGGCGGCCGCTTCGCGCGTGCTCGAAGCAGCGGTGGAAAAAGCATACAAAGGCGAGAAAAAAATCGTCTGGAAGGAAGTGCTCGCTGGTGAAAAAGCGTACAAGCTGACGGGCAACTGGCTTCCGGATGAAACGCTTGAGACGATCCGCGAATACATAATCGCCATTAAAGGACCGTTGACGACGCCGGTCGGCGGCGGCATTCGCTCGCTGAACGTCGCGCTCCGCCAAGAGCTCGACCTGTTTGTCTGCCTGCGCCCGGTTCGCTACTTCCCAGGCGTTCCGTCTCCGGTGAAACGCCCGGAAGACACCGATATGGTCATTTTCCGAGAAAACACGGAAGACATCTACGCTGGCATTGAATATGCCAAAGGCACGCCGGAAGTGAAAAAAGTCATCGACTTTTTGCAAAACGAAATGGGCGTGCGCAAAATCCGCTTCCCGGAAACGTCCGGCATCGGCATTAAGCCGATTTCCGAACAAGGGACGAAACGGCTTGTGCGCGCGGCGATCAACTACGCGATCGAACACGGCCGCAAGTCGGTGACGCTCGTTCATAAAGGAAACATCATGAAATTCACCGAAGGCGCGTTTAAAAACTGGGGTTATGAATTGGCGGAGGAAGAGTTCGCCGACAAAGTGTTCACGTGGGCGCAATACGACCGAATCGTTGAAACGGAAGGCAAGGAAGCGGCGAACAAAGCGCTTGCTGATGCGGAAGCATCCGGAAAAATCATTATCAAAGATGTCATCGCGGACATCTTCCTGCAACAAATTTTGACGCGTCCGCGTGAATTTGACGTCATCGCGACGATGAACTTAAACGGCGACTACATTTCCGACGCGCTGGCTGCTCAAGTCGGCGGCATCGGCATCGCGCCGGGGGCAAACATCAACTACGAAACCGGCCACGCCATTTTCGAAGCGACGCACGGCACAGCGCCGAAATACGCAGGGCTTGACAAAGTCAACCCGTCGTCCGTCATTCTCTCGGGCGTCATGATGTTTGAGCATCTTGGCTGGAACGAAGCGGCGAAATTGATCATCAAAGCGATGGAGAAAACAATCGCCGCGAAAATCGTGACGTATGACTTCGCCCGCCTGATGGAAGGGGCGACGGAAGTGAAATGCTCCGAATTTGCTGATGCGCTCATCCGCAATATGGACTAA
- a CDS encoding DUF441 domain-containing protein — MNEPVLFLLVLLALGFLAKNKSLIAAVAVLLAVKFTGMDQKVLPIIQSKGINWGVTIITIAVLAPIASGEIGFKQLAGSLQSLSAWVALASGIFVALIAKNGVTLLANDPHMTAALAFGTILAVSLFHGVAVGPLIGAGIAYTLMKMMKHF; from the coding sequence GTGAACGAACCGGTGTTGTTTTTATTGGTGTTGCTTGCACTCGGTTTTTTGGCGAAAAACAAATCGCTTATTGCAGCGGTTGCGGTGCTATTGGCCGTCAAATTCACTGGAATGGATCAAAAAGTGCTGCCGATCATTCAGTCCAAAGGGATCAACTGGGGAGTGACGATCATTACGATCGCCGTGCTCGCTCCCATCGCTTCTGGGGAGATCGGCTTTAAGCAGCTTGCCGGCTCTCTGCAGTCGTTGTCAGCCTGGGTGGCGCTCGCATCTGGCATTTTTGTCGCCTTGATCGCAAAAAATGGAGTAACGCTCCTTGCCAATGACCCGCATATGACCGCCGCGCTTGCATTCGGCACCATCCTCGCGGTTTCACTGTTTCATGGGGTCGCCGTCGGGCCATTGATCGGGGCGGGCATCGCCTACACCCTTATGAAAATGATGAAGCATTTTTGA
- the citZ gene encoding citrate synthase translates to MTATRGLEGVVATTSSISSIIDDTLTYVGYDIDDLAENASFEEVVYLLWHRELPTKEQLEELKKQLAENAEIPNEIIEHFKLYPIDKVHPMAALRTAVSLLGLYDEEADVMTKEANYRKAIRLQAKIPTIVTAFARVRKGLEPVAPRKDLSFAANFLYMLTSKEPDDIATEAFNKALVLHADHELNASTFTARVCVATLSDIYSGITAAIGALKGPLHGGANEAVMKMLTEIGTVDNVEPYIRTKLANKEKIMGFGHRVYRKGDPRAKHLKKMSEKLTKLVGEPHWYEMSTKIEEIVTSEKALPPNVDFYSASVYHCLGIDHDLFTPIFAVSRTSGWLAHILEQYDNNRLIRPRAEYTGPGKRAYVPIDERG, encoded by the coding sequence ATGACAGCAACCCGTGGGCTAGAGGGAGTTGTGGCCACAACGTCAAGCATCAGTTCGATTATCGATGACACGTTGACGTATGTCGGTTATGACATTGACGATTTAGCCGAAAATGCTTCCTTCGAAGAAGTCGTTTATTTGCTTTGGCATCGCGAACTGCCGACGAAAGAGCAGCTTGAGGAATTAAAGAAACAGTTGGCGGAAAACGCTGAAATTCCAAATGAAATCATTGAACACTTCAAGCTGTATCCGATTGACAAGGTGCATCCGATGGCGGCTTTGCGCACCGCGGTATCGCTTCTCGGCTTGTATGACGAAGAGGCGGATGTGATGACGAAAGAGGCGAATTATCGGAAAGCCATTCGCCTGCAGGCGAAAATCCCGACGATTGTCACCGCCTTCGCCCGCGTGCGCAAAGGGTTGGAACCGGTTGCGCCGCGCAAAGATTTGAGCTTTGCCGCGAACTTCTTGTACATGCTGACCAGCAAAGAACCGGACGACATCGCAACGGAAGCGTTCAACAAGGCGCTTGTGCTGCATGCCGACCATGAGCTGAACGCATCGACGTTTACGGCGCGCGTCTGTGTAGCCACGCTGTCCGATATTTATTCCGGCATCACCGCGGCGATCGGCGCCTTGAAAGGGCCGCTTCACGGCGGGGCGAACGAAGCGGTGATGAAAATGTTGACGGAAATCGGCACGGTCGACAACGTCGAGCCATACATCCGCACCAAACTGGCCAACAAAGAAAAGATCATGGGCTTTGGCCATCGCGTTTACCGAAAAGGCGACCCGCGCGCCAAACATTTGAAAAAAATGTCGGAAAAACTGACGAAGCTCGTCGGCGAGCCGCATTGGTATGAAATGTCGACGAAGATTGAAGAAATCGTTACATCGGAAAAAGCGCTGCCGCCGAACGTTGACTTTTATTCCGCCTCGGTTTACCATTGTTTAGGAATCGATCATGATTTGTTTACGCCGATTTTTGCCGTCAGCCGCACCTCGGGATGGTTGGCCCACATCTTGGAGCAATACGACAACAACCGTCTCATCCGTCCGCGCGCTGAGTACACCGGCCCAGGCAAGCGGGCGTACGTGCCGATCGACGAGCGCGGCTGA